A stretch of DNA from Allomeiothermus silvanus DSM 9946:
CACCTCACCGCCGCATTCGCGGCAGGCCTCCGCCACCCAGGAAAGCTCCTCCTCCACGATCTGTGGGTCATCACCGTCAGTGTCCACCAGCAACAAAGCCGCCGCCTCGACGGGTAGGCCCATGTGGAGGTAATCTTCCACCGCCCGGATACAGCCCTGGTCCATGAACTCGAGCTTGCTCGGCACCGCCCCCGCCGCGATGGCTCGCGAAACGGCTTCGGCAGCCTGCCCGACCTCCCCAAACACCGCCATCAGGGTACGGGTATGGGGGGGAATGGGCGTAAGCCGTAGGGTCGCCTCGGTGATAATCCCCAGCGTTCCCTCCGAGCCGATCAAGAGCCCCGGCAGATCATAGGCTTCGCGGCGTAGGCGGTGAACCTGGCCCCAGGCGTCCACGCACTCGAGTTCCACCACGTAGTCGCCGGTCACCCCTTTTTTGAAACACATCGGCCCCCCGGCGTTCTCGGCCAGGTTGCCGCCCAAGGTGCTGGTGCGCAGTGAAGCCGGGTCGGGCGGATAGGTGAGCCCGAGCGGTTTGGCCCGCTCGGAGATCCAGGCCGTGACCACTCCCGGTTGGGCGATGGCCAGGCGACGGTCGGGGTCCAGCTCGAGGCGGGTCATCCGGGTGAAGCAGAGCACGATGGACTCCTCCGTCGGCACCGCGCCCCCGGAGAGCCCGCTAGCCGCCCCCCGCGGCACCAGGGGCAGACCCGTGGCCTGGGCTAGCTGCACCGCCTCCACCACGTCCTGGGTGGTCTCAGGCAGCACCACGATGGCTGGGGTCTCCCCCACCGCGATCCCGTC
This window harbors:
- a CDS encoding FAD-binding oxidoreductase, coding for MSVSTSRVLQEFAARLGKGKVFLELPQRRMYRYDGIAVGETPAIVVLPETTQDVVEAVQLAQATGLPLVPRGAASGLSGGAVPTEESIVLCFTRMTRLELDPDRRLAIAQPGVVTAWISERAKPLGLTYPPDPASLRTSTLGGNLAENAGGPMCFKKGVTGDYVVELECVDAWGQVHRLRREAYDLPGLLIGSEGTLGIITEATLRLTPIPPHTRTLMAVFGEVGQAAEAVSRAIAAGAVPSKLEFMDQGCIRAVEDYLHMGLPVEAAALLLVDTDGDDPQIVEEELSWVAEACRECGGEVRVARDPQEAEQLWRARRSVSPALGRIRPKRLNEDIAVPRSTLPEVVRSIEALGRAYGFPLVQFGHIGDGNLHPNVMFDPESDDEDKVWEMLHEVARVALRHGGVLSGEHGIGLMKRDFMTEALDRESLEALWAIKRALDPAGRLNPGKVLPDLVSP